From a region of the Acanthochromis polyacanthus isolate Apoly-LR-REF ecotype Palm Island chromosome 3, KAUST_Apoly_ChrSc, whole genome shotgun sequence genome:
- the kif16ba gene encoding LOW QUALITY PROTEIN: kinesin-like protein KIF16B (The sequence of the model RefSeq protein was modified relative to this genomic sequence to represent the inferred CDS: inserted 5 bases in 5 codons; deleted 2 bases in 2 codons; substituted 1 base at 1 genomic stop codon), with protein MASVRVAVRVRPMNRREKDLTAKTIIKMEGTKTSITNLKLPDGVAGDVMRDRTKTFTYDFSYDSTDCKSSAFVSQEKVFKDLGSDVLKAAFEGYNACVFAYGQTGSGKSYTMMGTPVRRSVVLGDAGLSRGSCEGLFSRISDATRWDEASFRTEVSYLEIYNERVRDLLRRKSTQTYNLRVREHPKDGPYVEDLSKHLVQNYSDVEELMEAGNINRTTAXTGMNDVSSRSHAIFTINFTQAKFDAEMPSETVSKIHLVDLAGSERXDATGATGVRLKEGGNINKSLVTLGNDSSSFSDMTQDGVNTNLKKKSVFXPYRDSVLTWLLKDSLGGNSRPSXSPPSPADVNYGETLSTLRYANRAKNIINKPTINEDANVRLIRELRAEIARLKALLVQGNQIALLDSPTALSMEEKLHQNEARVRSWTKEWTNKWNETQNVLQEETLALRKEGIGVVLDSELPHLIGIDDDXLSTGIILYHLKEGRTYVGRGDASTEQDIILHGLDLESEHCMXENQNGKVTLVPLGGAQCSVNGVQVTEPSQLNQGAVILLGRTNMFRFNHPKEAAKLREKRKSGLLSTFSLSMTDLSKSCENLSTVMLYNPGLEFERQQREELEKLELKRRLITEMEAKQQSEKAELERLQQEVESQRKESEEVQQRILHQEESLRRRSQDIESRLRDFLAEKERFEEERRSEIQGVDLQLRGRRKRQQEGEAKEDEEQRRQQEAAEQTEIYRELERLKKEREEQKIRLEAERRRLEEQEREQLSLVGRLEEQLRDKHEAAAVLLTREDARRLEEERRALAEIREALLRAKETAERPDVEDAGEEARSAQTRYTDFKAAQVKELGQREEELRQQRERLEKEVAAERNELLLLTHGLKERQQQLKDVQEKGVQDASAVCQEEQLVKQAEHRLQFKERQLADLAEDLLPALAEEKQRAVEMLERSSGGSNGNCDGPPGLDNTLYQVEKELEDKEEKLSLHWHSAQQLQQLQETYEFTANVARQEEKVRRKEKEILESKDKQQREAMEQAVARLERRHSALRRSVSLEPDSEEPRPKSSVCRNQRTGTELDQQRVEREIQKLRQRISEGEENNRTHSISNDDKSGHNSSPVSHIQSLNTLLPLSDDRINAYIEEEVQRRLRKLNLLNGSSNMDLSLSCESLRDDEKQQNMNPRRLKYEHLVSRNPATSCDGVQEPVKVSIPRYVLRGQGKDEHFEFEVKITVMEDSWTVFRRYSRFREMHRSLKLKYPELAALEFPPKKLFGNRDERMVAERRSHLERYLRNLFRVMLSSSSSPLRTDRDVRLSKRDVCEFSPFFKKGVFEHGSHGTG; from the exons gGGCGATGCCGGTCTATCCCGAGGATCTTGTGAAGGTCTGTTCAGT CGGATCTCTGACGCCACACGATGGGACGAAGCTTCATTTCGCACAGAAGTCAG CTACCTGGAGATCTACAACGAGAGAGTGAGAGACCTTCTGAGGAGGAAGTCCACGCAGACCTACAACCTGAGAGTCCGGGAGCATCCGAAGGACGGACCCTATGTAGAAG ATCTGTCCAAACACCTGGTGCAGAACTACAGCGACGTGGAGGAGCTGATGGAGGCCGGAAACATCAACCGAACCACCG GCACCGGCATGAACGACGTCAGCAGCCGCTCCCACGCCATCTTCACCATCAACTTCACTCAG GCGAAGTTCGATGCTGAGATGCCGAGTGAAACGGTCAGTAAGATCCACCTGGTGGACCTGGCCGGCAGCGAGC GCGACGCCACCGGAGCCACCGGCGTCCGGCTGAAGGAGGGAGGAAACATCAACAAGTCTCTGGTCACTCTGGGAAA CGACTCTTCCTCTTTCAGCGACATGACGCAGGACGGCGTGAACACCAACCTGAAGAAGAAGTCGGTGT TCCCCTACAGAGACTCGGTGCTGACGTGGCTGCTGAAGGACAGTCTGGGTGGAAACTCGAGACCATCATGATCGCCA CCGTCTCCCGCTGATGTGAACTACGGCGAGACGCTT AGCACTCTGCGCTACGCCAACCGAGCCAAGAACATCATCAACAAGCCCACCATCAACGAGGACGCCAACGTCAGGCTGATCAGGGAACTGCGGGCAGAGATCGCCCGGCTGAAGGCTCTGCTGGTTCAGGGCAACCAG ATCGCTCTGCTGGATTCGCCCACAGCTCTGAGtatggaggagaagctgcacCAGAATGAAGCCAGA GTCCGGAGCTGGACTAAAGAGTGGACCAACAAATGGAACGAGACTCAGAAC GTTTTGCAGGAGGAGACTTTGGCTCTGAGGAAGGAGGGGATCGGCGTGGTGTTGGACTCTGAGCTGCCTCACCTCATCGGCATCGACGATG CGCTCAGCACCGGCATCATCCTGTACCACCTAAAG GAGGGTCGGACCTACGTGGGCCGAGGAGACGCCTCCACAGAGCAGGACATCA TTCTTCACGGTTTGGACCTGGAGAGTGAACACTGCA TTGAGAACCAGAATGGGAAGGTGACTCTGGTACCGCTGGGTGGAGCTCAGTGTTCGGTGAACGGAGTCCAGGTGACGGAGCCGTCGCAGCTCAACCAAG GTGCCGTTATTCTGCTCGGTAGGACCAACATGTTTCGCTTCAACCACCCGAAGGAGGCGGCCAAGCTGAGGGAGAAACGGAAA AGCGGCCTACTCTCCACCTTCAGCCTGTCCATGACCGATCTCTCCAAGTCCTGTGAGAACCTGTCCACCGTGATGCTCTACAACCCAGG gtTGGAGTTTGAGAGGCAGCAGAGGGAGGAGTTGGAGAAACTGGAGCTGAAAAG gagGCTGATTACGGAGATGGAGGCGAAGCAGCAGAGTGAGAAGGCTGAGCTGGAGCGCCTCCAGCAGGAGGTAGAGAGTCAACGCAAGGAGTCTGAGGAGGTGCAGCAGCGCATCCTCCATCAGGAGGAGAGCCTCCGCCGCCGCAGCCAGGACATCGAGAGCCGCCTGCGGGACTTCCTGGCCGAGAAGGAGCGCTTCGAGGAGGAGAGGCGCTCTGAGATCCAGGGCGTGGACCTCCAGCTCAGAGGGCGACGGAAACGGCAGCAGGAGGGCGAAGCAAAGGAGGATGAGGAGCAGCGGCGGCAGCAGGAGGCCGCGGAGCAGACGGAGATCTACCGCGAGCTGGAGAGACTGAAGAAGGAGCGTGAGGAGCAGAAGATTCGTCTGGAGGCCGAACGGCGGCGACTGGAGGAGCAGGAACGGGAGCAGCTCAGCCTGGTGGGGAGgctggaggagcagctgaggGACAAGCACGAGGCAGCCGCCGTCCTGCTGACCCGGGAGGATGCCCGCCGTCTGGAGGAGGAGCGGCGAGCGCTGGCCGAGATCAGAGAGGCGCTCCTCCGGGCCAAAGAGACTGCAGAGCGGCCAGACGTGGAAGACGCCGGCGAGGAGGCGAGATCCGCCCAGACTCGATACACGGACTTTAAGGCGGCTCAGGTGAAGGAGCTGGGCCAGCGAGAGGAGGAGCTCCGGCAGCAGAGGGAGCGTCTGGAGAAGGAGGTGGCTGCTGAGCGTAACGAGCTGCTGCTTCTCACCCACGGCCTCAAAGaacggcagcagcagctgaaagaCGTGCAGGAGAAAGGGGTGCAGGACGCCTCCGCCGTCTGCCAGGAGGAGCAGCTGGTCAAACAGGCCGAACACCGGCTGCAGTTCAAGGAGCGACAGCTGGCCGACCTGGCCGAAGACCTCCTTCCAGCGCTGGCCGAGGAGAAGCAGCGGGCCGTGGAGATGCTGGAGCGCAGCAGCGGAGGCAGCAACGGGAACTGCGACGGCCCACCAGGGCTGGACAACACTCTGTACCAGGTGGAGAAGGAGCTGGAGGACAAGGAGGAGAAGCTGAGCCTCCACTGGCACAGCgcccagcagctccagcagctccaggagACCTACGAGTTCACAGCCAACGTGGCGCGACAGGAGGAGAAGGTCCGCCGGAAGGAGAAGGAGATCCTGGAGTCCAAGGATAAGCAGCAGAGGGAGGCGATGGAGCAGGCGGTGGCCCGGCTGGAGAGGAGGCACTCAGCTCTGAGGCGCAGCGTCTCCCTGGAGCCCGACTCCGAGGAGCCGAGACCGAAGAGCTCAGTGTGCAGGAACCAGAGGACTGGGACCGAGCTGGACCAGCAGAG gGTGGAGCGGGAGATCCAGAAACTGCGACAGAGGATCAGCgaaggagaagaaaacaacCGAACTCACTCCATCAGCAACGACGACAAGTCTGGTCACAACAGCTCTCCGGTCAGCCACATCCAGAGCCTCAACACGCTGCTGCCGCTGTCCGACGACAG GATAAATGCGTACATCGAAGAGGAAGTCCAGAGACGCTTACGGAAGCTGAATCTTCTGAATGGCAGCAGCAACATGGATCTGTCTCTGTCCTGTGAATCGCTCAGA gatgatgaaaagcagcaaaacatgaATCCAAGGAGGCTGAAATATGAG CACTTGGTGTCTCGTAATCCTGCGACGAGCTGCGACGGCGTCCAGGAGCCCGTTAAAGTTAGCATCCCTCGCTACGTTCTCCGCGGGCAGGGCAAGGACGAGCACTTTGAGTTCGAGGTGAAG ATCACTGTGATGGAGGACTCGTGGACGGTGTTCAGACGCTACAGTCGCTTCCGGGAGATGCACCGGAGCCTCAAGCTGAAGTATCCGGAG CTGGCAGCTCTCGAGTTCCCGCCCAAGAAGCTGTTTGGAAACCGGGACGAGCGGATGGTGGCCGAACGCCGCAGTCACCTGGAG CGGTACCTGAGGAACCTGTTCCGGGTGATGCTGTCGTCCTCCAGCTCTCCTCTCAGAACCGACCGAGACGTTCGTCTGTCCAAACGGGACGTCTGTGAGTTCTCCCCGTTCTTCAAGAAAGGCGTCTTCGAGCACGGCAGCCATGGAACCGGCTGA